The following are encoded in a window of Candidatus Omnitrophota bacterium genomic DNA:
- a CDS encoding FtsQ-type POTRA domain-containing protein yields MKKRPRKKKKQGTGFKILFALFVLFAVGTAAHFCYNFLRGWDKLNVRKIEIRGLSVLNEDYVKKLIDMKTGANIFSYKLDEDLFLKEQWIDRAKIRRIFPGKIIVKIKERIPAAMFIENGRKFIVTLDNKIVRSVSAAEQKYKIPLWSDYNEAASGRRDEIMAFLKDIRDTENKFYEAIISFSMEGESLKMNMADCAVIFGSPERELVREKVESVGKVIKDAASKGRKIQYIDLRPFTKKMRSAIIKFHKGVENNK; encoded by the coding sequence ATGAAGAAGCGCCCCCGCAAAAAGAAAAAACAGGGCACCGGCTTTAAAATTCTTTTCGCGCTGTTTGTCCTGTTCGCCGTGGGCACGGCCGCGCATTTCTGTTACAATTTTTTGCGCGGCTGGGATAAGCTCAATGTCAGGAAAATAGAGATAAGGGGATTGTCGGTGCTCAATGAAGATTACGTGAAGAAACTCATAGACATGAAAACCGGAGCCAATATTTTCAGCTATAAACTGGATGAGGATCTGTTCCTGAAAGAACAGTGGATAGACCGAGCGAAGATAAGAAGGATTTTTCCCGGAAAGATAATCGTGAAGATCAAAGAGCGTATTCCCGCGGCCATGTTCATTGAGAACGGCCGGAAATTTATAGTCACCCTGGACAATAAGATCGTCAGGAGCGTTTCTGCCGCCGAACAAAAATACAAGATCCCGCTGTGGAGCGATTACAATGAGGCGGCATCCGGGAGGCGCGATGAGATCATGGCGTTTTTAAAGGATATCAGGGATACGGAAAACAAGTTCTACGAGGCTATAATTTCTTTTTCAATGGAGGGGGAATCGCTTAAAATGAATATGGCCGATTGCGCGGTTATATTCGGCAGCCCCGAACGGGAACTTGTCCGGGAAAAAGTGGAGTCTGTGGGCAAAGTTATAAAAGACGCCGCTTCAAAAGGCCGGAAGATCCAGTACATAGATTTGCGCCCATTTACAAAAAAAATGCGAAGTGCTATCATAAAATTTCATAAAGGAGTTGAAAATAATAAATGA